In the Candidatus Rokuibacteriota bacterium genome, CCGGCGTCACTGGACGGGCGTGCTGGAGAAGCTCCGTCAACGTCCTGTTCATGCGGGAGATCTGGGCCTGGACATCAGCCAGCAGGGCGGCCCGCTCGTCCCCGGGCGCCAGCCGGCTGCCGAGGACGTGCAGCGCTCCCGAGATGCCCGCCAGCGGGTTCCGGAGCTCATGCGCGAGCCCCGCCGCCAGCTCGCCCACCGTCGCCAGACGGTCCGACCGGAGCAGCTGCTCCTGCTGCCGCTCGAGGGCCTGCTGGCGCCGCCGGGCCTGCTCGGCCACCACGCCCATGCACAGGCCGACGACGCCGAAGAACGCCACTCGCAGCACGAACCCCGGCTGGGGCGGCGGCCAGGTGCCCGCAAGGGCGTACAGACCTGTCGCGGCAGCGGCCGTCGTCAGCCCCGTGAGCAGGCCGAAGTAGAAGGCGTGCAGTGCGATGAGGAGCGTGAAGGCGAGATGCAGGTCGCTCGCGAACCCGCCGGTGATCCGCACCAGGAAGAAGACCACGGCCAGGTCGAAGACGAGCGCGAGGCGGTACAGGAGCGCGATGCGCCCAGGATGGAGCGCGTTGAGGACATAGAGGCCGATGCTGAAGGCGAGGAAGATGGCCAGGATCGGAAGCCGTGGCGCCCGCGTCCAGTCCGGGGCAAGCGCCCACCAGACGGTCCCGGCCGCCAGCGTTGCCGCGCGCAGCCCGAGGAACCAGAGGTCGAGCGGCTCGAGCCCGACCCGGCGGCCCCAGCGCTCGAGCTGCCCTCCGACGTCCCTCATCCGCGCCGCCCGCCTGCCGCGATCTGGCGCCGGGCTTCGGCCAGCATGGCCCGCGCTCGGTCCGCATCCGGGCCACTCGGCACGAGGGCCAGGAAGGCCCCGAGGGCCTCCTGGGCGGCGGCGTAGTTCTTCTTCCCCGTGAAGAGGAGGTTTGCGCGGTCCCAGTGGGCGTGAGCGTACTTCGGATCGAGGCGGATCGCCGCCTCGATGCGGGCGAGGGCCTCGTCGAGGTGCTTGCCCTGGTAGAGGATGAGGCCCATGTGGGTGATCGCCTCGACGTTCTGCGGCTCACGGGCGAGCACGCGCTTGTACCCCCAGATGGCCGCGGGGAGCTGGCCCTCGTCCAGCGCCAGATGGGCGAAGGCCAGCAGCTTCTTGCTCGGCGCGTCCTCGCGCTCGACCTCCTTGCGCAGCATGTCGAGCTCCGCGCTGACGGCGGGGGCACGGGCCGCTCCGCTCACCGCTGCGGCCGGCCGGGGCGGGGCCGAGCCCCCGCTGGACGTCGAGCGCCCGAGGACCAGGCCCAGGGTCACGCCAAGGACCACGAGAAACCCTGCGCCGAGGGTGAGCGCCAGGGAGCTGCGCAACCACGGCCCACGGATCTGCGGCTTCGAGGCCGCCGCGGACAACTCCAGCCGCGCCTCGCGGTCGGCGGGCGCCGTCATCCGGCCCTCCCCAATCCCGATAGGATCTTCACGATACTCCGGCTCATGCCTTGGCGGCTGCTTTCATGGGCGGATATGCCAGACCGATGCCAGCGCCCTCCCACAGATTACATCCTCAATGAATCAACGTGTTAGGAGTAGGCGAGGGGCGAAGGGCTCTGCACCGCGACCAGGAGCCTCGGTGCTGCTGACCCACCTGTGGGGAAAATTCCCCATAGTCCCGCATCATCGCGTTCCTTGCCGCTTCGCCTCGGCGATGAGCTTGCGCATGTTGTCGGCATCCGGCCCGTCTGGCACGATCCCCAGGAAGGCCTCGGCCGCCTTGACGGCCGCGGGGTAGTCTCGCTTGGCGTAGAAGAGGTACTGGGTCCGGTC is a window encoding:
- a CDS encoding tetratricopeptide repeat protein translates to MTAPADREARLELSAAASKPQIRGPWLRSSLALTLGAGFLVVLGVTLGLVLGRSTSSGGSAPPRPAAAVSGAARAPAVSAELDMLRKEVEREDAPSKKLLAFAHLALDEGQLPAAIWGYKRVLAREPQNVEAITHMGLILYQGKHLDEALARIEAAIRLDPKYAHAHWDRANLLFTGKKNYAAAQEALGAFLALVPSGPDADRARAMLAEARRQIAAGGRRG